Part of the Priestia aryabhattai genome, GTCTTGGTCTGCGTGTAGAACTGCACGACCTGCTTGCCGTACGGGCCGAGATCGCCGAGCTTCGAGCCGCGCGAACCGGTGAAGCTGAAGTAGGGCACCGGCACCGGAATCGGGATGTTGATGCCGACCTGGCCGATGTCGATCTCGCTCTGGAACTTGCGCGCGGCCGCGCCGCTCTGCGTGAACAGACCCACGCCGTTGCCCATCGGGTTGCGGTTGACGAGCGCGATCGCGTCGTCGAGCGTGTCGG contains:
- a CDS encoding aldehyde dehydrogenase family protein, which gives rise to TDVGPVVSKAAKARILSLIDAGVKEGATLLLDGRDVKVPGYEHGNFVGPTIFSGVTTDMSIYQEEIFGPVVVVLEADTLDDAIALVNRNPMGNGVGLFTQSGAAARKFQSEIDIGQVGINIPIPVPVPYFSFTGSRGSKLGDLGPYGKQVVQFYTQTKT